One genomic region from Electrophorus electricus isolate fEleEle1 chromosome 23, fEleEle1.pri, whole genome shotgun sequence encodes:
- the tmem127 gene encoding transmembrane protein 127 → MYAPPGNALPGNRRRRGGTALPKQPERSLASALPGALSITALCTALAEPAWLRVHGGTCPRPELGVADVLGYIDEKLIEEYCVNSQTILLLRVIAAFCFLGILCSLTAFLLDVFGPKHPALKITRRYAFAHILTVLQCATVIGFCYWASELILSLQQQHKKYHGSLIYVTFAISFYLVAGAGGASILATAANLLRHYPTEEEEQALELLSEMEESSETYPADYDLANQFQPPPAYTP, encoded by the exons ATGTACGCACCACCGGGAAACGCTCTGCCCGGGAACCGGAGGAGGCGAGGCGGCACGGCGCTCCCCAAACAGCCGGAGCGGAGCTTGGCGTCTGCGCTTCCCGGGGCACTCTCCATCACGGCCTTATGCACAGCCCTGGCAGAACCAGCCTGGCTGCGAGTCCACGGGGGCACCTGCCCCCGGCCAGAGCTCGGCGTGGCGGACGTCCTGGGGTACATAGACGAGAAACTCATCGAAG AATACTGTGTCAACTCCCAGACCATCCTGCTGTTGAGGGTTATTGCCGCTTTCTGTTTCTTGGGCATCTTGTGTAGTCTAACGGCTTTTTTGCTGGATGTCTTTGGCCCCAAACACCCTGCTCTCAAGATTACACGCCGATATGCCTTCGCTCACATTCTTACAG TGCTCCAGTGTGCCACAGTGATTGGATTCTGCTACTGGGCCTCAGAACTCATCCTCTCCCTTCAGCAGCAGCATAAGAAGTATCACGGTTCGCTCATTTACGTCACTTTCGCCATCAGCTTCTATTTGGTGGCCGGTGCTGGAGGAGCCTCCATTTTAGCAACCGCCGCTAACCTGCTCCGTCATTATCccactgaggaggaggagcaggctcTGGAGCTCCTttcagagatggaggagagcaGTGAAACTTATCCAGCTGACTACGATCTTGCCAACCAGTTTCAGCCTCCGCCTGCTTACACGCCCTGA
- the LOC113571037 gene encoding coiled-coil domain-containing protein 74A isoform X1, with translation MSTSNLPPLRNLPTWSRVGILDRARHPRLSSCECVHRSRRESQKATPSEAATDAELSRLASLEKDILFLQQTHKNTLEKLHEEIDDLKRANKELQYQLIMESHPASPKEIEASAGDSHEKKSQKSDTSSEEKLETAGEQVEGLITSTLPLKIHSARSRCPRTPSLQECQAIIRQLYNCNVLQSQELLRLKALLKDIVLHEKKMSHEDFSVTKAFLSDPSGSQELERFPNLSFQPFPKSQPPTRASAGEKMVLPAIRQSCSVTERQKRAQDVHKTRLRRAVNS, from the exons ATGAGCACCAGCAATCTACCACCTCTGCGGAATTTGCCTACCTGGTCCCGAGTGGGCATCCTCGACCGGGCCCGTCACCCACGGCTGTCTTCTTGTGAATGCGTGCACAGATCCCGAAGGGAAAGTCAGAAGGCAACTCCGAGCGAAGCAGCTACGGATGCGGAGCTGTCCCGCCTGGCCTCTTTGGAAAAAGATATCCTGTTTCTTCAGCaaacgcacaaaaacacactggagAAACTGCACGAGGAAATAGACGACCTGAAACGCGCTAACAAAG AATTACAGTATCAGCTGATAATGGAATCACATCCTGCATCTCCAAAAG AGATTGAGGCTAGTGCTGGTGACTCGCATGAGAAGAAGTCTCAGAAAAGTGACACAAG CTCTGAAGAGAAGCTGGAGACTGCTGGAGAACAAGTTGAGGGCCTCATCACATCTACGCTTCCTCTGAAGATCCACAGTGCTCGGTCCCGATGCCCACGCACCCCAAGCCTGCAGGAGTGCCAGGCCATCATCAGACAGCTCTACAATTGCAATGTCTTGCAGTCTCAGGAG CTGTTGCGGCTGAAGGCTCTCCTCAAAGACATTGTCCtgcatgaaaagaaaatgtcacatGAGGACTTCAGTGTAACGAAGGCATTCCTCTCTGACCCCAGCGG CAGTCAAGAGTTGGAGCGCTTTCCAAACCTGTCTTTTCAGCCCTTTCCAAAAAGCCA ACCGCCCACGCGGGCGAGTGCTGGGGAGAAGATGGTCCTGCCAGCCATCAGGCAGAGCTGCAGTGTGACGGAGAGGCAGAAACGAGCCCAGGACGTGCACAAAACGCGTCTCAGGAGAGCGGTCAACTCCTAG
- the LOC113571037 gene encoding coiled-coil domain-containing protein 74A isoform X2: MSTSNLPPLRNLPTWSRVGILDRARHPRLSSCECVHRSRRESQKATPSEAATDAELSRLASLEKDILFLQQTHKNTLEKLHEEIDDLKRANKEIEASAGDSHEKKSQKSDTSSEEKLETAGEQVEGLITSTLPLKIHSARSRCPRTPSLQECQAIIRQLYNCNVLQSQELLRLKALLKDIVLHEKKMSHEDFSVTKAFLSDPSGSQELERFPNLSFQPFPKSQPPTRASAGEKMVLPAIRQSCSVTERQKRAQDVHKTRLRRAVNS, encoded by the exons ATGAGCACCAGCAATCTACCACCTCTGCGGAATTTGCCTACCTGGTCCCGAGTGGGCATCCTCGACCGGGCCCGTCACCCACGGCTGTCTTCTTGTGAATGCGTGCACAGATCCCGAAGGGAAAGTCAGAAGGCAACTCCGAGCGAAGCAGCTACGGATGCGGAGCTGTCCCGCCTGGCCTCTTTGGAAAAAGATATCCTGTTTCTTCAGCaaacgcacaaaaacacactggagAAACTGCACGAGGAAATAGACGACCTGAAACGCGCTAACAAAG AGATTGAGGCTAGTGCTGGTGACTCGCATGAGAAGAAGTCTCAGAAAAGTGACACAAG CTCTGAAGAGAAGCTGGAGACTGCTGGAGAACAAGTTGAGGGCCTCATCACATCTACGCTTCCTCTGAAGATCCACAGTGCTCGGTCCCGATGCCCACGCACCCCAAGCCTGCAGGAGTGCCAGGCCATCATCAGACAGCTCTACAATTGCAATGTCTTGCAGTCTCAGGAG CTGTTGCGGCTGAAGGCTCTCCTCAAAGACATTGTCCtgcatgaaaagaaaatgtcacatGAGGACTTCAGTGTAACGAAGGCATTCCTCTCTGACCCCAGCGG CAGTCAAGAGTTGGAGCGCTTTCCAAACCTGTCTTTTCAGCCCTTTCCAAAAAGCCA ACCGCCCACGCGGGCGAGTGCTGGGGAGAAGATGGTCCTGCCAGCCATCAGGCAGAGCTGCAGTGTGACGGAGAGGCAGAAACGAGCCCAGGACGTGCACAAAACGCGTCTCAGGAGAGCGGTCAACTCCTAG